One segment of Rhodococcus opacus B4 DNA contains the following:
- the hcaB gene encoding 3-(cis-5,6-dihydroxycyclohexa-1,3-dien-1-yl)propanoate dehydrogenase, whose translation MGWLEDNVMIVTGGGSGLGRALVERFLGEGARVGVLEKSAEKAEKLANDFGEDVLVVEGDVRKYDDNARVVQETVRQFGRLDTFVANAAIWDFSTKMVDIPVDRLDALFDEMFHINVKGYLHGARAAVEELAATGGSIIYTVSNAGFYPGGGGPLYTASKHAVVGLIKELAFELGPKIRVNGVAPGAMPTDLRGPGSLGMGETTITSVPLGDLVKQCTVLQELPEAADYTGHYVLLASKANSRTATGAIINCDGGMGVRGLAETAGGNDL comes from the coding sequence ATGGGTTGGCTGGAAGACAACGTCATGATCGTCACCGGCGGAGGGTCGGGCCTAGGCCGGGCGCTGGTCGAGCGATTCCTGGGAGAAGGAGCCCGGGTGGGTGTCCTGGAGAAGTCGGCGGAGAAGGCTGAGAAGCTTGCCAACGACTTCGGCGAGGATGTCCTCGTGGTCGAAGGCGACGTGCGCAAGTACGACGACAATGCGCGCGTCGTCCAGGAAACGGTTCGCCAGTTCGGTCGCCTCGACACGTTCGTCGCGAACGCCGCGATCTGGGACTTCTCGACGAAGATGGTCGATATCCCGGTGGACCGACTGGACGCCCTCTTCGACGAAATGTTCCACATCAACGTCAAGGGCTACTTGCACGGTGCACGTGCGGCGGTCGAGGAGCTCGCCGCCACCGGAGGCTCGATCATCTACACCGTGTCGAACGCCGGCTTCTACCCCGGCGGCGGCGGCCCGCTCTACACCGCGTCGAAGCACGCGGTAGTCGGGCTGATCAAGGAACTGGCCTTCGAACTCGGCCCCAAGATCCGCGTCAACGGGGTGGCTCCGGGCGCAATGCCCACCGATCTGAGAGGACCTGGTTCGCTCGGAATGGGCGAAACCACCATCACCTCAGTGCCGCTCGGCGATCTGGTCAAACAGTGCACCGTGCTGCAGGAGCTGCCCGAGGCGGCGGACTACACCGGGCACTACGTTCTGCTGGCTTCGAAGGCGAACTCGAGGACGGCAACCGGCGCGATTATCAACTGTGACGGCGGGATGGGGGTGCGCGGCTTGGCCGAGACGGCCGGCGGAAACGACCTGTAA
- a CDS encoding AAA family ATPase produces the protein MEIDTVRVLRQSPGITTTLALSGETRERVVVRRVDLSMTFPWSWHWLEGELEAMRRARLPHVIPTQIAHKGPDHVDLVRPFIAGLDIREWSAQESPQSLDVQLQLMCNLFYALARLHRMGIAHGGVKPANIMLAEGTNQLVLLDASVTRTQLAAVTHPVEGPEGRYLLPESPGLAHPAAGFTADIFAAGWVLLESTAEGNRTASALRRANPRIGTHAELSHLVDIVGLPATLRPIFLKLLSPRAAIRYESADEVLAALEAVVATGGGESALASAVAPPRQCGSLAYVEPPLVGRHDELATLTACADGASRSSGAVTCLSGESGVGKSRLLDAVATHASTAGVTVMRAGAFDHAAARPLGLFAGPFRDVVAYLTAHPREAERVRGEMGELLPAALEQIPELTAAFGDPPAAKNSDSGFGDHAVAAAPTAVARLLRSVFTKEQPGLIVVDDCQWADDLSWQVLAKLASTIAMEETRSQSNVSLICSCRTEAVAQVRAWEISDIEFLDLQPLSAADTEELIRSIGDRIPDEIIPYVTKYSKGNPLETMLVFQALVDSSALTRESGRWVMDENGMASLPLPSQSRDSDAASGRDSVLVSSRLSLLSPDTQQAIRQGAVLGRRFSSRLLYAALAASPTDVDQLLLEATQHGIVRGIADGGHAEFEFTHDRLREAVLRTLTDDARRELHLRAAQALEGVPAVRADYDIAYHFDRSGRAASAVPYALRAGEAGLRHNALDVAEGNFKIAETGLALCESADDTARFRVHEGLGTVHMLLGNYDLAAKELAWAYELTRARSGLDSSRVATLLGELAFKTGRFDDAAEWMRQSMHDIGLRLPRSSILAAVFAVGEVGLLTLGWLSRRIRPGRAGTERDRLAARIHNRLLYEWWFVRSPIWLVLAILRGVRFANAAGSTRERAQAYSTAAVISGVAPVLAPLALRLADRSLRLRQTAGEGWGIAQSHHFRGFVLYAANRYDEAIAAFDTAIAAFDTVGDRWEQVAAMWQKALCLARQGKLHDAGVLARDTYWEGKRRGDRIGAGTALAIWVSCLPGEVSMETISRELRQTNSGDRHTMAMLHAARAWRLFHAEQDVQAVDAFRQADELIRGSGIRNHFLAPILTAHLQVLRLSHDAAPAWWTEERRLQATAARRQLTRARWSAIVFWGERPAVLREWALMSFSRGHKWRGRMILAAASRSAFRYSAQGELAACALVATLVGLTPRRGPLSALAPVTELCRPLGIRVDRGIVESAHSRDALVGRGSARHQALLDAVSSIVASEDIDEVLDKLRDATFATTTARRVEISRHTPVSVDAIRVPNASPASMLGDSGAAGEAREMKLTERIIKPVVGNDVTETAVVAAFPLGESEHHGPTMEVLAALAGAVIEREGLRRASMERIVEVQEAERGRIARDLHDEFGHLFAGVMDGLSALQNSEDATTRQTATDVRTIVRQGIQVARTVAWSLRPSGLDDLGLTGCIEQYVEDCRQMYPIRIELTATGQPISVPPAVTTAVFRIVQEALTNIGRHSRAGEASVMIVSSADTLRAVVEDNGTGFDLDLVGQRRSLGLIGMRERARLVGGRMSVESRPGQGTTIMVEVPIRR, from the coding sequence ATGGAAATCGACACCGTGAGGGTGCTGCGGCAGAGTCCGGGCATCACGACGACTCTGGCCCTGTCGGGCGAGACCCGTGAACGTGTGGTTGTCCGGCGGGTGGATCTATCCATGACGTTCCCATGGAGTTGGCACTGGCTCGAAGGTGAGCTGGAGGCCATGCGCAGGGCGAGGCTGCCACACGTCATCCCCACCCAGATTGCACACAAAGGACCCGACCACGTCGATCTCGTCCGCCCATTCATAGCTGGTCTCGACATTCGAGAATGGTCTGCGCAGGAGTCACCCCAATCGCTCGACGTCCAGCTCCAGCTGATGTGCAACCTGTTCTACGCACTGGCTCGTCTGCACCGAATGGGAATCGCTCACGGCGGGGTGAAGCCAGCGAATATCATGCTCGCGGAGGGCACCAATCAGCTCGTTCTCCTCGACGCCAGCGTGACGCGGACTCAATTGGCTGCCGTGACCCATCCCGTCGAGGGGCCGGAAGGTCGATATCTGCTTCCGGAAAGTCCCGGACTCGCACACCCGGCGGCGGGCTTCACGGCCGACATCTTCGCAGCGGGGTGGGTACTCCTCGAGTCGACCGCGGAGGGAAATCGGACGGCCAGCGCGTTGCGTAGGGCGAACCCTCGTATCGGTACCCACGCAGAGCTGTCACACCTGGTCGATATCGTCGGCCTCCCGGCTACGCTGCGCCCGATATTTCTCAAGCTGCTGAGCCCACGGGCAGCGATCCGCTACGAAAGCGCCGACGAGGTGCTCGCAGCGCTCGAGGCGGTGGTCGCGACCGGCGGTGGGGAGAGCGCTCTCGCGTCTGCTGTCGCGCCGCCCCGGCAGTGCGGATCGCTCGCCTACGTGGAGCCGCCGTTGGTAGGCAGGCATGACGAACTCGCCACCCTCACCGCATGTGCCGACGGCGCGAGCCGATCGTCCGGCGCGGTCACATGCCTGAGCGGTGAGTCAGGAGTCGGCAAGAGCCGCCTGCTCGACGCCGTCGCCACGCACGCCTCGACGGCCGGGGTGACCGTGATGCGTGCCGGCGCGTTCGACCACGCGGCGGCCCGTCCCCTCGGCCTGTTCGCCGGCCCTTTCCGCGACGTGGTCGCCTACTTGACCGCGCACCCGCGCGAGGCCGAGCGGGTGCGCGGAGAAATGGGTGAGCTGCTCCCGGCAGCACTCGAACAGATACCGGAGCTGACCGCTGCCTTCGGCGATCCACCCGCGGCGAAGAACTCCGACAGCGGATTCGGCGATCACGCGGTAGCCGCCGCCCCGACTGCCGTCGCTCGACTTCTTCGCTCCGTCTTCACCAAGGAACAACCTGGACTGATCGTGGTCGACGACTGTCAGTGGGCCGACGATCTCAGCTGGCAGGTGCTCGCCAAACTAGCTTCGACGATAGCGATGGAGGAAACGCGATCCCAGTCGAACGTGTCGTTGATATGTTCGTGCCGAACGGAAGCTGTTGCGCAAGTGAGGGCCTGGGAAATCAGTGATATCGAGTTTCTCGACCTTCAGCCGTTGTCCGCAGCCGATACGGAGGAATTGATCCGGTCGATCGGTGACCGTATCCCCGACGAGATCATCCCCTATGTCACGAAGTACTCCAAAGGCAATCCGCTCGAAACCATGCTGGTTTTCCAGGCGCTCGTCGACTCGTCGGCGTTGACGCGCGAGTCGGGTCGATGGGTGATGGACGAGAATGGGATGGCGTCACTCCCGCTGCCGTCGCAATCCCGCGATTCCGACGCCGCGTCGGGGAGGGACAGTGTGCTCGTCTCGTCACGGCTGAGTCTATTGTCGCCGGACACACAGCAGGCGATACGTCAGGGCGCGGTGCTGGGACGCCGGTTCTCGTCCAGGCTTCTGTACGCGGCACTGGCGGCGAGCCCCACGGACGTCGATCAGCTCCTCCTGGAGGCAACCCAGCACGGAATCGTGCGCGGCATCGCGGACGGCGGCCACGCCGAGTTCGAATTCACGCACGATCGGCTCCGCGAAGCCGTGCTGAGAACCTTGACCGACGACGCCCGGCGCGAGCTGCATCTGCGCGCCGCACAGGCACTCGAAGGCGTCCCTGCGGTTCGGGCCGACTACGACATCGCGTATCACTTCGACCGCTCCGGCCGAGCCGCATCTGCAGTGCCGTACGCCCTACGTGCGGGCGAGGCGGGACTGAGGCACAATGCGCTCGACGTCGCGGAAGGCAACTTCAAGATCGCTGAAACGGGACTGGCCCTGTGCGAGTCGGCCGACGACACCGCGAGATTCCGTGTTCACGAAGGACTCGGCACAGTCCACATGCTCCTTGGGAACTACGATCTGGCCGCGAAGGAACTGGCGTGGGCATACGAGCTGACCCGTGCGCGCTCGGGACTCGACTCTTCACGGGTTGCCACTCTGCTCGGCGAACTCGCGTTCAAGACAGGCCGATTCGATGATGCCGCGGAGTGGATGCGACAGAGCATGCACGACATCGGGCTTCGCTTGCCCCGGAGTTCCATACTCGCCGCCGTATTCGCGGTCGGCGAGGTGGGTCTGCTTACCCTTGGTTGGCTCTCTCGCCGAATCCGGCCGGGCCGAGCCGGAACAGAGCGTGACCGCCTGGCCGCCCGCATCCACAACCGGCTGCTATACGAATGGTGGTTCGTCAGGTCACCGATCTGGCTGGTATTGGCCATCCTCCGTGGCGTGCGTTTCGCGAATGCCGCAGGAAGCACGCGTGAGCGGGCACAGGCATACTCCACCGCTGCCGTGATTTCCGGTGTAGCCCCCGTCCTTGCGCCGCTGGCGTTGCGCCTCGCCGACCGCTCGCTGCGACTGCGCCAGACGGCGGGCGAAGGCTGGGGCATCGCCCAGTCGCACCATTTCCGGGGATTCGTTCTCTACGCTGCCAACCGGTACGACGAGGCGATCGCGGCGTTCGACACCGCAATCGCCGCCTTCGACACTGTCGGGGATCGTTGGGAACAGGTAGCCGCGATGTGGCAAAAGGCGCTGTGTCTGGCTCGACAAGGGAAACTTCACGATGCGGGAGTGCTTGCGCGTGACACCTACTGGGAGGGCAAGCGCAGAGGCGATCGGATCGGCGCGGGGACCGCCCTCGCGATCTGGGTCTCGTGCCTGCCGGGTGAGGTGAGCATGGAGACGATCTCTCGTGAACTGCGGCAGACGAATTCGGGCGACCGCCACACGATGGCGATGTTGCATGCGGCGCGGGCCTGGCGACTTTTCCACGCGGAGCAGGACGTGCAGGCTGTGGACGCGTTTCGGCAGGCAGACGAGCTGATCCGCGGTTCGGGCATCAGGAATCATTTCCTCGCACCGATCCTGACCGCGCACCTGCAGGTCCTTCGCCTCTCGCACGACGCCGCACCTGCCTGGTGGACGGAGGAACGCCGGCTCCAGGCCACGGCCGCACGACGGCAGCTCACTCGTGCCCGGTGGTCGGCCATCGTCTTCTGGGGCGAGCGGCCCGCGGTTCTGCGGGAATGGGCGTTGATGTCGTTTTCGCGGGGACACAAGTGGCGCGGCCGCATGATCTTGGCCGCAGCATCTCGCAGCGCATTCCGATACTCGGCGCAAGGCGAACTCGCCGCATGCGCTCTGGTCGCTACACTGGTGGGGCTCACACCCCGACGAGGGCCGCTCAGCGCGCTGGCGCCGGTGACCGAACTGTGCCGACCGCTGGGTATCCGGGTGGATCGCGGGATCGTCGAGTCGGCGCACTCGCGAGACGCCCTCGTCGGCAGGGGCTCAGCCCGGCACCAGGCCCTGCTCGACGCTGTGAGCAGCATCGTCGCCTCCGAAGACATCGACGAGGTTCTCGACAAGCTCCGAGACGCAACTTTCGCGACGACCACCGCGCGCCGAGTCGAGATCTCGCGCCATACACCGGTGAGCGTCGATGCGATCAGAGTTCCGAACGCGTCTCCAGCGTCGATGCTCGGGGATTCGGGGGCGGCCGGTGAGGCCCGCGAAATGAAGTTGACGGAGCGCATCATCAAGCCGGTCGTCGGGAACGATGTCACCGAAACCGCGGTCGTCGCGGCCTTTCCCCTCGGTGAGAGCGAGCACCACGGGCCGACCATGGAGGTGCTGGCCGCGCTGGCGGGCGCCGTCATCGAGCGGGAGGGCCTTCGGCGAGCGTCCATGGAACGGATAGTGGAAGTGCAGGAGGCCGAGCGCGGGAGAATCGCACGTGATCTGCACGACGAGTTCGGCCACCTCTTCGCGGGCGTGATGGACGGACTCAGTGCTCTACAGAACTCCGAAGACGCCACCACACGCCAGACTGCGACCGATGTCCGCACGATCGTCCGACAAGGGATACAGGTGGCCCGGACTGTCGCGTGGTCATTGCGGCCCTCGGGGCTCGACGATCTAGGGCTCACCGGCTGCATCGAGCAGTACGTGGAAGATTGCCGGCAGATGTACCCGATCCGGATCGAACTCACCGCAACGGGACAGCCGATATCCGTTCCGCCGGCGGTCACGACCGCAGTCTTTCGTATCGTGCAGGAAGCACTGACCAATATCGGCCGACACAGTCGCGCCGGGGAGGCGAGTGTCATGATCGTGTCCTCGGCAGACACCCTGCGGGCCGTGGTCGAGGACAACGGGACCGGATTCGACCTCGACCTGGTCGGACAGCGCAGGTCGCTGGGATTGATCGGAATGCGGGAACGGGCCCGGCTGGTAGGCGGACGGATGTCCGTCGAGTCCCGACCAGGACAAGGTACGACGATAATGGTGGAGGTGCCGATCAGACGATGA